The region CCGCCGCGCACGCGCACATGCGCGTCGAAGCGTTCGTTGGTCTCGGTCACCGTCATCGGCTGACGCACCTCTTCGAGCAGCGTATCCGTCGGGAAGTACTCGGTGAGGTCCTTGCCGTTCACCGTGATCTTGCCGGTTCCCGGGGTCAGAAATGCGCGGGCAACTGCCGTTTTCCGGCGCCCTACACAGATATTGTTGACCATAAAAAACCTTGTCTATCTAGTGAGAATGAATCGTTTGCGTTATCAGTCGATGGTCAGTGTCTCGGGCTGCTGTGCCGCATGCGGATGCTCTGCGTCCGCGTACACTTTCAGCTTCTTGATGATGCGGCGTCCGAGGCGGTTGTGCGGAAGCATGCCGCGCACGGCGTGCTCGATCACGTATTGCGGATTGGTCTGCACCAGATCCTTGAACAGACGCGTCTTCGTACCGCCGGGATAGCCGGAGTGCGTGAAGTACGACTTCTGCTCCTGCCTCTTCCCGGTCACACGAACCTTGTCCGCATTGATGACGATGACAAAATCACCGGTGTCGACATGCGGGGAAAACACCGGCTTGTGCTTTCCGCGAAGAATGCGCGCCACGTTGGCCGCCAGTCGCCCGAGCACCAGGCCTTCCGCATCTACGACATACCACTTTTTGTCCACGTCCGCTTCGTTTGGCGTGAAGCTTCTCTGTGTGGTCCGTTTGCTCATATTGTGCCTTTGTGAATCCGTTTATGACTCGATAAAATTAAACCGATCTACAAATTAACGGCATGGGATGGAAAAAGTCAAGGAATTCATGTGGATACATATTTCTCCACTAGAGATAAACAGCCGCAAGTGCCGCAGTTTCGCGGAGTTGGCCTGCGGTGTCAACATCAGGCTAATTTTGCGTGTGCTTCCGTCTTCAACGGAAATCGCGGAATTATCTCGCCAAGTTGTTTCCCTCGCTTCGCGATGGAGGCGTTTCCCTCCGCAGGCGGAGGGAGGTGTTTCGTCCCGCTGGCGCGGGACGGGGAGTAAGAAATTCCATAGGATTCCGTATTTTATTGGGATATTGAACCTCTCCCCTTCACCCTCCACGAATAGCAATGAATCATACGAAACATCACTGCAACTGGAAGTACGACGAACTCAGGCCGAATATCATGGGCATTGATACGGAAGTGCCGCTGCTCGATGGCAGCCGCGTGCCGTATGTGTTTCTGGACAACGGGGCGAGCACGCCGAGTTTTCGGCATGCGTTCGAGGTGATGGCGGAGTTCATGCCGTTCTATTCGGGCGTGCACAGAGGGACGGGCTTCAAGTCGCTGCTGGCAACGCAGGTCTTCGACGAGGCGCATACCATCGCCGGGAAATTCGTCAAGGCGGATCTCGATGCGAACACGGTGATTTTCGTGAAGAACACGACGGAGGCAGTGAACAAACTTGCGAAGCGCGTGGATTGGAAGCCCGGCGACATCGTCATTACCACGATGATGGAACATCACTCGGATGACCTGCCCTGGCGGCAGCATGCGAAGGTGCTGCATATCGGTGTGGATGATCGTGGGTACCTGGATATGGACGGACTCCGTGCCGCTTTCACCGCGCATCGTGGACAGGTGCGCATGGTAGCGATGACAGGCGCGTCGAACATCACGGGCATCGT is a window of bacterium DNA encoding:
- the rplM gene encoding 50S ribosomal protein L13 yields the protein MSKRTTQRSFTPNEADVDKKWYVVDAEGLVLGRLAANVARILRGKHKPVFSPHVDTGDFVIVINADKVRVTGKRQEQKSYFTHSGYPGGTKTRLFKDLVQTNPQYVIEHAVRGMLPHNRLGRRIIKKLKVYADAEHPHAAQQPETLTID
- the rpsI gene encoding 30S ribosomal protein S9 is translated as MVNNICVGRRKTAVARAFLTPGTGKITVNGKDLTEYFPTDTLLEEVRQPMTVTETNERFDAHVRVRGGGIHGQAGAIKMGIARALLLVDEEFRPKLRGSNLLTRDSRMVERKKYGQKKARKRFQFSKR